Proteins encoded together in one Schistocerca americana isolate TAMUIC-IGC-003095 chromosome 8, iqSchAmer2.1, whole genome shotgun sequence window:
- the LOC124544748 gene encoding Golgi-associated PDZ and coiled-coil motif-containing protein-like isoform X1, giving the protein MAATGLSFRWLDILEKEFDKAFVDLEILIDEFDSEEPDVVYTARQKMATLSSCFAQLTHKAQTIFQNSAKVEELLSFVNSVVSLERYEINS; this is encoded by the exons ATGGCTGCAACGGGTTTAAGCTTTCGGTGGCTTGACATACTAGAAAAAGAATTTGACAAGGCATTTGTGGATTTAGAAATATTAATCG ATGAATTTGATTCGGAAGAGCCTGATGTTGTTTATACAGCGCGACAGAAAATGGCAACACTGAGCTCCTGTTTCGCACAGCTGACTCATAAAGCTCAAACAATTTTTCAGAACAGCGCCAAGGTTGAG GAATTGTTGTCCTTCGTTAATTCAGTGGTCAGTTTGGAACGTTATGAAATAAATAGTTAA